The Syntrophobotulus glycolicus DSM 8271 DNA window GGAGTTCGCCGCAAGGCTTGGAGTCAGTCAGCGGACGCTCTACCGCTACGCCGAGGGATACCTCGAAGCGAGCGCGTGGGCTCTGAAGCTTGAAAAGGAAGAGGGCCGGAATTTCGACTTCTTCAAGGTGCTCACCCTATGCCGGAAACCGAAGCAGTCGTACACCTTTCCAAGCTTGACGGACAAGCAGAAGGCTATTATTGAGAACATTTGGTTTAATAAGGACTTCGCACAGAATCAGGGCACGATTGAGATGCTTTACACGAAATTCGAGGAGGTCGCCAAGGAGAGCGGATGGGAAGGCTATCCCTCCATCAAGACAGTGGCCCGGTATATCAAGTACATCATGGACGAGCTCCGGGGACGCAACGCCCACTATCTCGCCGCCAACGGAATGAGAGAGTTCAAAAATGCCCGGATGCTCAAGGGTAAGCGTGACGCTTCGGCCCTCGCGGTCATGGAGTTCGTACAGGGCGACGGCCACACCTTCGACTGCTGGGTGCAGTACACAAGCCCGAACGGGAAAATCAAGGCAATCCGACCGAAGCTTGTTGCATGGGTTGACACACGGAGCCGCTGCATCATGGGCGATGTGATGTGTGTCGACGCCAACTCGCAGATACTCAAGGAAAGCCTCGTCAAGATGCTCTACTCCAATCCGGGCGGCGTGCCGAAACACCTGCACATTGACAACGGCAAGGACTACACAGCGGAGACCAACACAGGGCAAAACCGCAAGGAGCGCAAGATGCAGGAACTTGACTTCGACAGCGAAACAAAAGGCTTCTACCGCTCCATAGGGATTGAAGACTGGTCAAGGTCTCTCCCTTATGAGCCGTGGGGCAAGGCGCAAATGGAGCGTTTCTTCGGGACGGTGTGCAGTATGTTCACAAAATGGATGGCCTCCTATGTCGGCACACTCACCGGGTCGAAAACTTCGGGTAAGCGGAAGAAGGACATCCCCGGAATGCTTGAGCGCGGTGAGCTCCTCACAATGGAAGAGTTTTACGCACTCTGGACAAAGTGGAAGAACGAGAAGTACCACGTCCGGGAACACCGGGGCCTTAAAGATGCTCGCGAGAAATGGGTCACTCCGATTGAGCTCTTTGAGAACGCCGAGCGGTACGTCAAAGCAGCTCCTCTGAGGGAATATGCAGCGATGCTCCTAATGAAGGCCGACACCGCCCTCGTCCGCAATCAAGGGATTATCAAGTTCGGCACGCTCTACACGGATTATGAGCTCTGCCACTACATCGGGCAGACCGTCAACATCAAATGGGACATCGATGACGTCACCAAGCTCTATGTCTTTGACAAGAACGGCAAGAAGATTTGCGAGGCTGTCTCGGCTGAACTACTACAGTTCGCGCCCCGCATGTCACAGGCCACGCTCGAAGAGCACCTCAAGAAGCAAAAGCGGCAGATTCGCGAGACGAAAGAAGACCTTGAGTGGTATCAAACACCATACGAGCTCCGGGTGCAGGACGGACAAGGCACTCCCGCCGTGGTCGGCGGTTTAGACCTCGCGGTCAGGGCTAAGAGGAACGACAACCTTATCCAGCTCCCGGACGATAAGGAGTTCCGTGAGGAGCTCAAGGCCGGAAGTGTTTCTAAGAAGCAAAAGCAGCACAAGGACTCCGATGACGAGTTCTTCAATCAAAAGGCTCAATCAGTCCTTGAGAGACTGAGAGCACTCGGATAATGAAAGGGGATAACAAAATGGAAGCAACGGCAGCAAAAGCCTACACAGGCGAAATTAAAACTCTTGCAGACAAGGTCAACGAGTACATTAAACGCGAAGGCAAGACCATCACAGACCTCGCGAGCACCATCAACTATTCACGGACGACGGTCTCCCGGTATCTTTCCGGGAAATACGACAGCGACGCGACGGAGCTTGAAGCGAAGCTCACCGCCTTCCTCGCGGAGGTAACGGGTGAGGAGCTCGTTGCCGCAACTGCCGAAAGAGCGAAGGTCGTCAATTTCACAAAGCGGAAGAGCTTCTTTGAGAGCCGGGACGCGCAGAACATCATCGGCGTATGCAATTCCTGTCAGGAGTACATCGGGCTCGGCATCGTGGTCGGAAAGTCTGGCTTCGGCAAGACCCACGCCCTCAAGTATTACTCCAAGATGCCCCGGGTCGCCTATATCGAATGCGACGACACCATGAGCTCAAGAGACCTCGTGGAGTCCATCGAAAGGGCTCTCGGCATCCCTACCACCTACGGGACGATATGGAAGCGCGTTAACGGAATCAGGGAGTTCTTCAACGTCAATCGCGGTTATCTGCTTATTATCGACGAGGCGGACAAGCTCATCTCCAAGTACACACAAAAGAAGATGGAAATTCTCCGGGCCATATTCGACCAGTCCGATGTCGGCATGGTCATCGCGGGCGAGCCGAAGCTCGAAGCGCAGATAAAGTCCTACCTCACCCGCTTCGCGAATCGCGTCGACTTTTACGCAAGCCTCAAGGGGCTCTCCGGCAAGGAGGTCGATAACTTCCTCGAAGGTTA harbors:
- a CDS encoding Mu transposase C-terminal domain-containing protein, with translation MPETFVTLETAAELEGIKYNTLVQRIKRNPKAFKTLTEPGENGGKDRVTVALSSLSTKARKAHKAAKKVDGRDVVIEQKAQEAPWYLDIDLNWYIESHKREYYEAVELSKQIQEFVAYGEGERTAFAEEFAARLGVSQRTLYRYAEGYLEASAWALKLEKEEGRNFDFFKVLTLCRKPKQSYTFPSLTDKQKAIIENIWFNKDFAQNQGTIEMLYTKFEEVAKESGWEGYPSIKTVARYIKYIMDELRGRNAHYLAANGMREFKNARMLKGKRDASALAVMEFVQGDGHTFDCWVQYTSPNGKIKAIRPKLVAWVDTRSRCIMGDVMCVDANSQILKESLVKMLYSNPGGVPKHLHIDNGKDYTAETNTGQNRKERKMQELDFDSETKGFYRSIGIEDWSRSLPYEPWGKAQMERFFGTVCSMFTKWMASYVGTLTGSKTSGKRKKDIPGMLERGELLTMEEFYALWTKWKNEKYHVREHRGLKDAREKWVTPIELFENAERYVKAAPLREYAAMLLMKADTALVRNQGIIKFGTLYTDYELCHYIGQTVNIKWDIDDVTKLYVFDKNGKKICEAVSAELLQFAPRMSQATLEEHLKKQKRQIRETKEDLEWYQTPYELRVQDGQGTPAVVGGLDLAVRAKRNDNLIQLPDDKEFREELKAGSVSKKQKQHKDSDDEFFNQKAQSVLERLRALG
- a CDS encoding AAA family ATPase, producing the protein MEATAAKAYTGEIKTLADKVNEYIKREGKTITDLASTINYSRTTVSRYLSGKYDSDATELEAKLTAFLAEVTGEELVAATAERAKVVNFTKRKSFFESRDAQNIIGVCNSCQEYIGLGIVVGKSGFGKTHALKYYSKMPRVAYIECDDTMSSRDLVESIERALGIPTTYGTIWKRVNGIREFFNVNRGYLLIIDEADKLISKYTQKKMEILRAIFDQSDVGMVIAGEPKLEAQIKSYLTRFANRVDFYASLKGLSGKEVDNFLEGYEVEEDALAELKSRACNHQTGCFRLLDRTLNNVFRIMKERGESRITLTIINQASNMMML